Proteins encoded within one genomic window of Bacteroidota bacterium:
- a CDS encoding succinate dehydrogenase cytochrome b subunit, with protein MIRYSSLTKKFIMAFAGLFLILFLPVHLGINLLILPITENHRELFDVAVKFMTTNLLTKVFEIFLFAGFIIHIFYGVVLQIQNWRARPKRYKVEGWSHTSFFSKFMIHTGVIIFIFLIIHFINFYFVKLGITQPPQGDAVVVSKHDFYNMAVNLFSNTGYSVLYILLLLFVGFHLNHSIQSAFQSLGLNHSKYTPAIKWIGNIYSIVITVGFIVIPLYFIIS; from the coding sequence ATGATAAGATATTCTTCACTGACTAAAAAGTTTATCATGGCCTTTGCGGGGCTTTTCCTGATCCTTTTCCTTCCTGTTCATCTCGGCATCAATTTATTGATATTACCTATTACGGAAAATCATCGGGAGCTATTTGATGTAGCAGTAAAATTTATGACCACGAACCTGTTAACTAAAGTGTTTGAGATATTTTTATTTGCCGGCTTTATCATTCATATTTTTTATGGTGTGGTCTTACAAATCCAGAACTGGCGGGCAAGGCCCAAACGTTATAAAGTGGAGGGCTGGTCACACACCTCTTTTTTCTCAAAATTCATGATACATACAGGTGTTATTATTTTCATCTTCCTTATAATTCATTTTATTAATTTTTATTTCGTTAAACTGGGCATAACCCAACCACCACAGGGCGATGCTGTCGTTGTTTCAAAACATGATTTTTACAATATGGCCGTTAATCTTTTTTCAAATACGGGCTATTCCGTTTTATATATCCTCCTGCTCCTGTTTGTGGGATTTCACCTGAACCATTCTATCCAGTCGGCTTTTCAGTCATTGGGTCTGAATCACAGCAAGTACACTCCGGCGATAAAATGGATAGGGAATATCTACTCCATCGTCATTACCGTCGGATTTATAGTTATTCCTTTATATTTCATTATTTCCTGA
- a CDS encoding aminopeptidase P N-terminal domain-containing protein: MRYTAINKNLFIRNREKLIKMIKSNALVVMHSNDELLRNGDQYFPFRQHSDIFYLTGLDQEKCILTICPNHPNVKFREIIFTIKADEQLTTWQGHKYTEREIQEISGIKTVMWLDDFEITFRDLMYYANTVYLNQNEYIKLSTEVPSKDLRFARYLKDNFPVYTYERLAPMLTSLRLVKEPEEVALIQIACDLTEKAFRRLLRFVRPGIMEYEVEAEITHEFIRNGSNGHAYQPIIASGKNALALHYHQNDNICQNGDLLLMDFGAEYANYAADCTRTIPVNGKFSMRQHQVYDAVLRVQQNATGLYVPGNSIDEINHEVNRLTEKELIGLGLFSDEDVQNQNPDKPLFSKYLMHGVCHPVGLDVHDPGGKYVPFCKGMILTLEPAIYIPEENIGVRLENNIMVGDIPVNLMKNIPIEANEIESLMTNHKNQ, encoded by the coding sequence ATGAGATATACGGCAATAAATAAAAACCTGTTCATCCGGAACAGAGAAAAATTGATAAAGATGATTAAATCGAATGCATTGGTAGTGATGCATTCCAATGATGAACTGCTAAGAAACGGCGATCAGTATTTTCCGTTTCGGCAGCATTCTGATATTTTTTACCTTACCGGACTGGACCAAGAAAAATGCATCCTTACGATATGTCCGAACCATCCCAATGTGAAATTCCGCGAAATCATCTTCACCATCAAAGCAGATGAACAATTGACGACATGGCAGGGCCATAAATATACTGAACGGGAGATCCAGGAAATATCAGGTATTAAAACGGTGATGTGGCTCGACGACTTTGAGATCACTTTCCGCGACCTGATGTATTATGCCAATACGGTGTATCTGAATCAGAATGAGTACATTAAGCTCTCTACAGAAGTCCCATCAAAAGATCTGCGTTTTGCCAGATATTTGAAGGACAATTTTCCGGTTTACACCTATGAAAGGCTGGCCCCTATGCTCACTTCCCTGCGACTTGTAAAAGAACCGGAAGAGGTGGCACTGATCCAGATCGCTTGTGATCTGACTGAAAAAGCTTTCCGGCGTCTGCTTCGGTTTGTCAGACCGGGTATCATGGAATATGAAGTGGAAGCCGAGATCACACACGAATTTATCCGTAATGGCTCTAACGGTCACGCTTACCAGCCGATCATTGCCTCAGGGAAAAATGCCCTGGCTTTGCATTATCACCAAAATGACAATATTTGTCAAAATGGCGATTTGTTACTGATGGATTTTGGAGCTGAATATGCCAATTATGCTGCCGACTGCACACGCACTATCCCGGTTAACGGAAAATTCAGCATGCGCCAGCATCAGGTTTATGATGCCGTTTTAAGAGTCCAGCAAAATGCAACCGGCCTGTATGTTCCCGGTAACAGTATTGACGAAATAAACCATGAAGTCAACCGTTTGACTGAAAAGGAACTGATTGGTCTTGGGCTGTTCAGCGATGAAGATGTTCAAAATCAGAATCCCGACAAACCGTTGTTCAGCAAATACCTGATGCACGGTGTGTGTCATCCTGTTGGCCTGGATGTTCATGACCCAGGGGGCAAATATGTGCCATTCTGTAAAGGAATGATACTGACACTGGAACCAGCTATTTACATCCCTGAAGAAAATATTGGCGTCAGGCTGGAAAATAACATCATGGTAGGAGATATCCCGGTTAATCTGATGAAAAACATTCCAATCGAAGCTAATGAAATTGAATCCCTGATGACTAACCATAAAAATCAATGA
- a CDS encoding proline dehydrogenase family protein: MINKMIAGMLPYMPKKLVWIFSKRYIAGETLQDALKVSKDLNALGIKVTIDMLGEFITNLDQAEQNKNQYLNLINIAQQNKIDGNYSIKPTMFGLLLDKEVCYTNVREIVRKAAEFNNFVRVDMEDSSCTDYEIELFCKLKTEFPQNVGLVVQAYMRRTLDDLKNLIDLHTREIPLNYRLCKGIYVEHPSIAYKKYKEINQHFLEDLEFMFKNGIYPGIATHDKPLIEGSYVLLKKYNVPPDAYEFQMLYGVTPELRASIVAKGHTMRVYVPFGEEWFSYSTRRLKENPKMAMLIIKAIFIRK; this comes from the coding sequence ATGATTAACAAGATGATTGCCGGCATGTTACCATATATGCCAAAAAAATTAGTTTGGATATTTTCAAAGAGATATATAGCGGGTGAAACTTTGCAAGATGCTTTAAAGGTGTCGAAGGATTTGAATGCACTTGGGATCAAGGTCACAATTGATATGCTTGGCGAGTTTATAACCAATCTGGACCAGGCAGAACAAAATAAGAATCAGTATCTTAATCTTATTAATATAGCCCAACAAAATAAAATTGATGGCAATTATTCCATCAAACCAACTATGTTTGGGCTATTGCTTGACAAAGAAGTATGTTACACCAATGTCAGGGAAATTGTGCGAAAAGCTGCTGAATTCAACAACTTTGTACGTGTCGACATGGAAGATTCTTCTTGCACCGATTATGAGATTGAATTATTCTGCAAACTAAAAACGGAATTTCCCCAAAATGTAGGACTTGTGGTTCAGGCTTACATGAGGCGGACATTAGATGATTTGAAGAATCTGATTGATCTTCACACCCGGGAAATTCCCCTTAATTATCGGTTATGCAAGGGTATATACGTTGAGCATCCGTCGATAGCATATAAAAAATATAAAGAAATCAACCAGCACTTTCTGGAAGATCTGGAGTTCATGTTCAAAAATGGCATTTATCCGGGTATTGCCACACATGATAAACCGCTAATCGAGGGATCCTATGTGCTACTGAAGAAATACAACGTTCCCCCAGATGCCTATGAATTCCAAATGTTGTATGGTGTTACACCTGAACTCCGTGCATCTATTGTCGCCAAAGGCCATACAATGCGTGTGTACGTGCCGTTTGGCGAGGAATGGTTTAGTTATTCTACCCGTCGTTTGAAAGAAAATCCAAAGATGGCCATGCTCATTATCAAAGCCATTTTTATCAGGAAGTAG
- a CDS encoding fumarate reductase/succinate dehydrogenase flavoprotein subunit, translating to MTKLDARIPEGPLAEKWTRYKNSARLVNPANRKRLDIIVVGTGIAGSAAASSLGELGYNVKVFCFQDMPRRAHSVAAQGGINAAKNYKNDGDSVYRLFYDMIKGGDYRAREANVYRAAEVSNDTIDHLTAQGVPWGREYGGTLANRSFGGVQVSRTFYAKGQTGQQVLLGTYSGLCRQISQGTVTMYPRRDMLDLVVIDGKARGIITRNLVTGEIERHSAHAVVLATGGYGTIYYLSTLAVNSNASAAWAAHKRGAFFGNPSFVQIHPTSIPVLNEYQSKLTLMSESLRNDGRIWVPKEKGDKRKPNDIPEEERDYYLERRYPTYGNLVPRDVGSRAAKERCDAGYGIGDTGLAVYLDFRDAIKKKGKKVIEDNYGNLFELYETITGMNPYEEPMRIYPAGHYTMGGLWVDYSLMTTVPGLFAIGESNFSDHGANRLGASSLMQCAGDGYFILPYTISDYLAGEIRTPGFSTQTPEFDEAEKSAKGKIERLFAVNGKQTVTSFARRLGKIMWDYCGMARNEEGLKKALAMVAELEKGFWHDVRVPGTAEDLNQELEKAGRIADFFELAKLMITDGLDRKESCGAHFREESQTETGEAKRDDHHYAYVAAWEYQGKDQPPKLHKEPLVFENVELKERSYK from the coding sequence ATGACAAAACTTGATGCTAGAATACCTGAAGGCCCCTTGGCAGAAAAGTGGACGCGATACAAGAACTCGGCCAGGCTGGTCAATCCTGCTAACCGCAAGAGGCTTGACATCATCGTTGTGGGAACCGGCATAGCCGGAAGCGCTGCCGCATCGTCTCTTGGAGAGTTGGGATATAACGTTAAGGTTTTCTGTTTTCAGGATATGCCCCGCAGAGCCCATTCCGTTGCTGCCCAGGGAGGCATCAATGCTGCCAAGAACTATAAGAATGACGGTGACAGTGTGTACAGGTTATTTTATGATATGATCAAGGGCGGGGATTACCGTGCCAGGGAGGCCAATGTATACCGTGCCGCAGAAGTCAGTAATGACACTATTGATCATCTTACAGCCCAGGGAGTTCCCTGGGGAAGGGAATATGGCGGGACGCTTGCCAACAGGTCCTTTGGTGGAGTGCAGGTGTCACGTACATTTTATGCCAAAGGGCAGACAGGTCAACAGGTATTGCTTGGCACTTATTCGGGCCTTTGCAGGCAGATAAGCCAAGGCACCGTGACCATGTACCCGCGTCGTGATATGCTTGACCTGGTTGTTATCGATGGAAAAGCACGGGGCATCATTACCAGAAACCTTGTCACAGGAGAAATCGAGCGCCATTCGGCACATGCTGTCGTTCTGGCCACAGGTGGTTATGGTACGATCTACTATCTGTCGACCCTCGCTGTTAACTCCAATGCCAGCGCTGCATGGGCCGCTCATAAACGGGGTGCTTTCTTTGGTAATCCAAGCTTTGTCCAGATACATCCTACCAGTATCCCGGTTTTAAATGAATATCAATCCAAGCTCACCCTGATGTCGGAGTCGCTCAGGAATGACGGAAGGATTTGGGTTCCAAAAGAGAAAGGCGATAAGCGTAAACCGAATGATATTCCCGAAGAGGAAAGGGATTATTACCTTGAAAGAAGGTATCCTACTTATGGGAACCTTGTCCCGCGCGATGTCGGTTCACGTGCAGCAAAGGAACGCTGTGATGCTGGTTATGGCATTGGTGACACCGGTTTGGCCGTATATCTGGATTTTAGAGATGCCATAAAGAAAAAAGGGAAGAAAGTCATTGAAGATAATTACGGTAATCTTTTCGAATTGTATGAAACGATTACCGGTATGAATCCTTACGAGGAGCCCATGCGCATCTATCCTGCAGGACATTATACCATGGGGGGACTATGGGTAGATTACAGCCTCATGACCACTGTACCCGGCCTTTTTGCCATAGGTGAATCAAATTTTTCCGATCATGGTGCCAATCGATTGGGAGCCAGCTCTTTGATGCAGTGTGCCGGGGACGGTTATTTTATCCTCCCCTATACGATTAGCGATTACCTTGCCGGAGAAATCCGGACCCCGGGATTTTCAACACAGACGCCGGAATTCGACGAAGCTGAAAAATCGGCAAAGGGAAAGATAGAAAGATTATTTGCAGTTAATGGGAAACAGACTGTCACTTCTTTTGCCAGGCGGCTGGGCAAGATCATGTGGGATTATTGCGGCATGGCCCGAAATGAGGAAGGATTAAAGAAAGCATTGGCGATGGTGGCGGAGTTGGAAAAGGGGTTTTGGCATGATGTACGAGTTCCTGGTACAGCTGAAGATTTGAACCAGGAGTTGGAGAAAGCAGGCAGGATAGCCGATTTCTTCGAGCTGGCTAAACTTATGATCACCGACGGTCTTGACCGGAAGGAATCATGCGGCGCGCATTTCCGTGAAGAGAGCCAGACTGAAACCGGAGAGGCCAAACGCGACGACCATCATTATGCCTATGTGGCTGCTTGGGAATACCAGGGTAAAGATCAACCACCAAAGCTGCACAAGGAACCGCTTGTGTTCGAAAATGTTGAGTTGAAAGAAAGAAGTTATAAATAA
- a CDS encoding aminopeptidase P family protein — protein sequence MFDKKVYIDRRSRLRSQLKSGLVLLLGNSESAMNYTGNTYPFRQDSNFLYFFGLDHPDMAGIMDIENDKDYIFGNDVTMDDIIWMGPQPLIKNLAKKVGINYTAPFGELGAFLQQAITSGRKIHFLPPYRGEHTILLKQLLGLLTARVRDYVSEELIKAVVTLRSVKDEGEIIEIEKALDVTYEMYITAMKMAMPGVYEREIAGVMEGISLSKCGPVSFPIILTINGQTLHNHYHGNKLIKDKMVVIDSGAESELHYSSDITRTVPVGGIFNPKQKAIYQIVLDANLKAIGAIKPGIYYKEVHLLAAKTVASGLKELGIMKGNVEEAVSNGAHSLFFPHGLGHMMGLDVHDMENLGENFVGYDNTVNRSEQFGLAFLRLARKLQPGFVLTVEPGIYFIPELIEQWKSEKKFTDFINYKKIDEYRDTGGVRIEDDILVTKNGCYVLGKPVPKTVKEIEKIMAK from the coding sequence ATGTTTGATAAAAAAGTTTATATCGACCGTAGAAGCCGCTTACGGTCACAGCTGAAATCAGGCCTGGTTTTATTACTCGGCAACAGTGAATCGGCTATGAATTATACTGGAAATACTTATCCTTTCCGTCAGGACAGCAATTTTCTTTATTTCTTCGGTCTGGATCATCCTGACATGGCCGGAATAATGGATATTGAAAATGATAAGGATTATATTTTCGGAAATGATGTCACCATGGATGACATCATCTGGATGGGGCCACAGCCCCTTATAAAGAACTTGGCTAAAAAAGTGGGGATTAATTACACAGCTCCTTTTGGCGAACTTGGGGCCTTCCTCCAGCAGGCTATAACAAGCGGCAGAAAAATCCATTTCCTTCCTCCTTACAGGGGTGAACATACCATTCTGCTGAAACAACTTCTTGGTCTCCTTACGGCCCGGGTAAGGGACTATGTTTCAGAGGAACTGATAAAAGCTGTAGTCACTCTCAGGTCAGTTAAAGACGAAGGTGAGATCATCGAGATTGAAAAAGCCCTGGATGTGACGTATGAAATGTATATTACTGCCATGAAAATGGCTATGCCCGGTGTTTACGAACGCGAAATTGCCGGAGTTATGGAGGGAATATCCCTGTCTAAATGTGGTCCGGTATCTTTTCCAATAATTCTCACTATCAACGGGCAAACGTTGCATAACCATTATCACGGGAACAAACTCATAAAGGACAAAATGGTGGTCATTGATTCCGGAGCTGAATCAGAACTCCATTACTCCAGCGACATCACCAGGACAGTTCCCGTTGGAGGTATTTTTAATCCAAAACAAAAAGCCATTTATCAAATCGTGCTCGACGCCAATTTGAAGGCAATCGGGGCCATAAAACCCGGAATATATTATAAAGAAGTCCATCTCCTGGCCGCCAAAACAGTTGCATCAGGATTAAAAGAGCTGGGCATCATGAAGGGTAATGTGGAAGAAGCTGTCAGTAATGGAGCCCATTCCCTTTTCTTCCCCCATGGACTGGGTCACATGATGGGTCTTGACGTGCATGATATGGAAAACCTTGGAGAGAATTTTGTAGGGTACGACAACACTGTAAACCGTAGCGAACAATTTGGACTCGCCTTTCTGCGTCTGGCTAGAAAACTCCAGCCCGGCTTTGTACTGACGGTTGAACCAGGCATTTATTTCATACCTGAACTGATTGAGCAATGGAAATCAGAAAAGAAATTCACCGATTTCATCAACTATAAGAAAATTGATGAATACAGGGATACCGGCGGTGTGCGCATCGAAGATGATATCCTGGTAACGAAAAATGGGTGTTACGTGCTCGGAAAACCCGTACCAAAAACAGTGAAAGAGATTGAAAAGATAATGGCTAAATAG
- a CDS encoding succinate dehydrogenase/fumarate reductase iron-sulfur subunit, producing MKVKLRIWRQKSAKAKGKFMDYILDDASPEMSFLEMLDALNKKLIEKGEEPVAFDYDCREGICGCCGLYINGRPHGPEKHVTTCELHMRSFRDGATIIVEPWRARAFPVIKDLIVDRSAFEKILIAGGFISVDAGQAPEANSFLVRKDKADEAYDAATCVGCGACVAACKNASAMLFVSAKISQYALLPQGQVEAMDRVQRMVAKMDELGFGNCTNTYACEAECPKGIKITNIARMNREFFKAKIAAQKEDVGI from the coding sequence ATGAAGGTAAAACTGAGAATCTGGCGGCAGAAAAGCGCTAAGGCCAAGGGTAAATTTATGGATTATATCCTGGATGACGCATCACCGGAAATGTCATTCCTCGAGATGTTGGATGCACTGAATAAGAAGCTGATCGAGAAAGGGGAAGAGCCGGTGGCATTTGATTACGATTGCCGTGAGGGTATATGCGGGTGTTGTGGTTTATATATAAACGGGAGACCGCATGGCCCTGAGAAACATGTGACCACCTGCGAGCTGCACATGCGGTCATTCAGGGACGGAGCGACCATCATTGTCGAACCATGGCGTGCCAGGGCATTTCCGGTCATAAAAGACCTTATTGTCGACAGGAGCGCCTTTGAAAAGATTTTGATAGCAGGTGGTTTCATCAGCGTTGATGCAGGCCAAGCACCTGAAGCCAATTCATTCCTTGTACGAAAAGACAAAGCCGACGAAGCCTACGACGCAGCAACATGTGTCGGTTGCGGCGCATGCGTGGCGGCCTGTAAGAATGCCTCAGCCATGCTCTTCGTGTCGGCTAAAATATCGCAATATGCGCTTTTACCGCAGGGACAGGTAGAAGCGATGGACAGAGTGCAGCGCATGGTAGCCAAGATGGACGAACTGGGATTCGGTAACTGTACCAACACTTATGCCTGCGAAGCCGAATGTCCTAAAGGAATAAAGATCACCAATATTGCCCGCATGAACAGGGAGTTCTTTAAAGCTAAGATAGCCGCACAAAAGGAAGATGTAGGCATATGA